A region of Streptomyces paludis DNA encodes the following proteins:
- a CDS encoding TetR family transcriptional regulator — protein MSQPARSARTSSKSDVPESAAGTRAAAQRLKMRRELAAAAMELFATKGYEATTVDEIAAAAGVARRTFFRHFRSKEEAIFPDHDDTLVRAEDVLNAAPAHEQPLDTVCRGIKEVMRMYAASPAVSVARYKLTREVPTLRQAEIASVARYERLFTRYLLGHFDERDHTDGNDDPLMAEVAASAVVTAHNHVLRRWLRAGGQGDVEAQLDHAFAIVRETFGSGIGAGRTAGGAPARPAATARTSGDVLVAVAHTDAPLDEVMRTIKQALKNNA, from the coding sequence ATGTCCCAGCCCGCCAGGTCCGCCCGTACCAGCAGCAAGTCCGACGTGCCCGAGAGCGCCGCCGGCACCCGTGCCGCCGCCCAGCGCCTCAAGATGCGCCGCGAGCTGGCGGCCGCTGCCATGGAGCTATTCGCGACCAAGGGGTACGAGGCGACGACCGTAGACGAGATCGCCGCCGCGGCCGGGGTCGCGCGCCGGACCTTCTTCCGGCACTTCCGCTCCAAGGAAGAGGCGATCTTCCCGGACCACGACGACACACTCGTCCGGGCGGAGGACGTGCTCAACGCGGCCCCCGCGCACGAACAGCCGCTGGACACGGTCTGCCGGGGCATCAAGGAGGTCATGCGGATGTACGCGGCCTCCCCCGCCGTCTCGGTCGCGCGCTACAAGCTGACCCGCGAGGTGCCCACCCTGCGCCAGGCCGAGATCGCCTCCGTGGCCCGCTACGAGCGGCTGTTCACGCGCTATCTGCTGGGCCACTTCGACGAGCGCGACCACACCGACGGCAATGACGACCCGCTGATGGCGGAGGTGGCCGCGTCCGCCGTCGTCACCGCGCACAACCATGTCCTGCGCCGCTGGCTGCGCGCCGGCGGCCAGGGCGATGTGGAGGCGCAGCTCGACCACGCCTTCGCGATCGTCCGCGAGACCTTCGGCAGCGGTATCGGCGCGGGCCGGACCGCGGGCGGGGCGCCGGCCAGGCCGGCGGCCACGGCGCGTACCAGCGGGGACGTCCTGGTGGCGGTGGCGCACACGGACGCCCCGCTGGACGAGGTCATGCGCACGATCAAGCAGGCGCTCAAGAACAACGCGTAG
- a CDS encoding 3-hydroxyacyl-CoA dehydrogenase family protein, producing MDIRTDASPSSPRSSGTDIPLSPVAVIGLGTMGTGIAEVLTRAGHEVIGVDIDGAAARRCVRALEESTARAVARGRLGAEERRAVLARFRAHTDLDAAAPARLVIEVVPEDFAAKQRVLGALDGIISPSAIFATGTNALSVTRLAAESAHPERVLGLHFFHPAPAMRLVEVVSSVLTSERAVESVTALARALGKEPVAVGDRPGFVADGLLFGYLNQAAAMYEAKYASREDIDAAMRLGCGLPMGPLALLDLIGIDTARTVLNAMYAASHDRLHAPAPVLGQLSDAGLTGRKSGRGFYTYEEPGGGVPVPDALTPSLTSAAAPWPPVPGRPVTTVGVVGSGTMARGIAEVFAGAGYDVVLAARTPEKAAAAKERIAASLARAVTKGRLSAGVRDGALARIAPAGSLDAFGGVDLAVEAVAEDLEVKREVFGALDKVCPPGAVLATTTSSLPVIACARATTRPQDVIGMHFFNPAPAMRLVEVVRTVLTSDDVHATVRGVTATLGKHAVDCGDRAGFIVNALLFPYLNNAIKMVGEHYATPDDIDAAMKLGGGYPMGPFELLDAVGLDVSLAIERALHREFRDPGLAPAPLLEHLVAAGCLGRKTGRGFRAHARRS from the coding sequence ATGGACATCCGCACGGACGCCTCTCCCAGCTCTCCCCGTTCTTCCGGGACGGACATCCCGCTCTCCCCCGTCGCCGTCATCGGCCTCGGCACCATGGGCACCGGCATCGCCGAAGTCCTCACCCGCGCGGGCCACGAGGTGATCGGCGTCGACATCGACGGCGCCGCCGCCCGCCGTTGCGTGCGCGCGCTCGAAGAGTCCACCGCGCGGGCCGTGGCGCGCGGGCGGCTCGGTGCGGAAGAACGGCGGGCGGTCCTCGCCCGCTTCCGCGCCCACACCGACCTCGACGCCGCCGCCCCCGCCCGGCTGGTGATCGAGGTGGTGCCGGAGGACTTCGCGGCCAAGCAGCGGGTCCTGGGCGCGCTCGACGGCATCATCAGCCCCTCGGCCATCTTCGCGACCGGCACGAACGCGCTCTCCGTGACCCGGCTGGCCGCCGAATCGGCCCATCCGGAACGCGTGCTCGGCCTGCACTTCTTCCATCCCGCGCCCGCGATGCGGCTGGTCGAGGTGGTGTCGTCCGTGCTCACCTCGGAGCGCGCCGTCGAATCCGTCACCGCGCTCGCCCGCGCGCTCGGCAAGGAACCGGTGGCGGTCGGCGACCGGCCCGGCTTCGTCGCGGACGGGCTGCTCTTCGGCTATCTCAACCAGGCCGCCGCGATGTACGAGGCCAAGTACGCCTCCCGCGAGGACATCGACGCGGCGATGCGGCTGGGCTGCGGGCTGCCGATGGGGCCGCTGGCGCTGCTCGACCTGATCGGCATCGACACCGCCCGTACCGTACTGAACGCCATGTACGCGGCCTCGCACGACCGGCTGCACGCGCCCGCACCGGTCCTCGGGCAGCTCAGCGACGCCGGGCTGACCGGCCGGAAGTCCGGGCGCGGCTTCTACACGTACGAGGAGCCCGGCGGCGGCGTCCCCGTGCCGGACGCGCTCACCCCGTCGCTCACCTCCGCCGCCGCACCGTGGCCGCCGGTCCCCGGACGGCCCGTCACCACCGTCGGTGTCGTGGGCTCGGGGACGATGGCGCGCGGGATCGCCGAGGTCTTCGCGGGCGCCGGGTACGACGTGGTGCTCGCCGCCCGTACGCCGGAGAAGGCCGCGGCGGCCAAGGAGCGGATCGCCGCCTCCCTGGCCCGCGCGGTGACGAAGGGGCGGCTGTCCGCCGGGGTACGGGACGGCGCGCTGGCGCGGATCGCCCCGGCGGGGTCGCTCGACGCGTTCGGCGGGGTCGATCTCGCCGTCGAGGCGGTGGCCGAGGATCTGGAGGTCAAGCGGGAGGTGTTCGGCGCGCTCGACAAGGTCTGCCCGCCGGGCGCGGTGCTGGCCACCACGACCTCCTCGCTCCCGGTGATCGCCTGCGCCCGCGCGACCACCCGCCCGCAGGACGTGATCGGGATGCACTTCTTCAACCCGGCGCCGGCGATGCGGCTGGTGGAGGTGGTCCGTACGGTCCTGACCTCGGACGATGTCCATGCCACGGTCCGCGGGGTGACCGCGACCCTGGGCAAGCACGCCGTGGACTGCGGCGACCGCGCCGGGTTCATCGTCAACGCGCTGCTCTTCCCGTACCTCAACAACGCGATCAAGATGGTCGGTGAGCACTACGCGACCCCGGACGACATCGACGCCGCGATGAAGCTGGGCGGCGGCTATCCGATGGGCCCCTTCGAGCTGCTCGACGCGGTCGGCCTCGATGTCTCGCTGGCCATCGAGCGCGCGCTGCACCGCGAGTTCCGCGATCCGGGGCTGGCGCCCGCGCCGCTGCTGGAGCATCTGGTCGCGGCGGGCTGCCTCGGCCGCAAGACGGGCCGCGGCTTCCGTGCCCACGCCCGCCGCTCCTGA
- a CDS encoding HEAT repeat domain-containing protein — MDEDLRALADRVRGEARGRSDGPAVCEALLATEDGEELARVLTAPQQPLWAREIAAFRLGCAGDRRAFEALVLLLNHRDPERCVSASYALARLGDPRTPRAAAALATNALRTAYALHPVRLLAELRAPESVPALTATLRRLLAPGDPHWRVALACVEGLGRLADPRARAALEAARAHPRLNAAAEAALARLP; from the coding sequence ATGGATGAGGACTTACGCGCGCTCGCGGACCGGGTGCGGGGCGAGGCGCGGGGCCGGTCCGACGGCCCGGCGGTGTGCGAGGCACTGCTGGCCACGGAGGACGGCGAGGAGCTGGCCCGAGTCCTCACCGCGCCCCAACAGCCGCTGTGGGCACGGGAGATCGCCGCGTTCCGGCTCGGCTGCGCGGGAGACCGGCGGGCGTTCGAGGCGCTGGTCCTGCTCCTCAACCACCGCGACCCCGAACGCTGCGTCAGCGCCTCGTACGCCCTGGCCCGGCTGGGCGACCCGCGCACGCCCCGGGCCGCCGCCGCCCTCGCGACCAACGCCCTGCGCACGGCCTACGCGCTGCATCCCGTACGCCTCCTCGCCGAACTCCGCGCCCCCGAGTCCGTACCGGCGCTGACCGCGACGCTACGGCGCCTGCTGGCCCCCGGCGACCCGCACTGGCGGGTGGCGCTCGCCTGCGTCGAGGGCCTGGGCCGCCTGGCCGACCCCCGCGCCCGCGCCGCCCTGGAAGCGGCCCGCGCGCACCCACGGCTGAACGCCGCAGCCGAAGCGGCCCTCGCCCGTCTCCCGTAG
- a CDS encoding ABC transporter permease, with the protein MTTLRDHAPTATGPSGPTGTERPTRLRHELRAVRALVHRDLLRLAGQRSHTALMLLHPVLYLLILGGGLAALIPQASLGVGYQTFLFPGMLMMTVQTPGTLAGIRLITDRQSGYLRELLMAPVSRAALLLGSCAGGTLVAAVQGAVMISLAGLVGLPYDPLLLGLLLAGVLLVSFTVTALALALAVSLRRAETFHTLLGVVMMPVLFLSGGFFPLQALPGWARILADVNPLAYGVDLLRRGIALRAPDQAAVGGIEWAGRQPPLLLEAALLLITGALAVLWAGHRFKRLE; encoded by the coding sequence ATGACCACACTCCGGGACCACGCCCCCACCGCCACCGGCCCCTCCGGTCCCACCGGGACGGAACGGCCGACCCGGCTGCGCCACGAACTGCGGGCGGTGCGCGCCCTGGTCCACCGCGATCTGCTCCGGCTGGCCGGCCAGCGCTCCCACACCGCGCTGATGCTGCTGCACCCCGTGCTGTATCTCCTCATCCTCGGCGGCGGCCTCGCCGCCCTCATCCCCCAAGCCTCCCTGGGCGTCGGCTACCAGACCTTCCTCTTCCCCGGCATGCTGATGATGACGGTGCAGACACCGGGCACCCTGGCCGGCATCCGGCTGATCACCGACCGGCAGAGCGGCTATCTGCGCGAACTCCTGATGGCACCGGTCAGCCGCGCCGCCCTGCTGCTGGGCAGCTGCGCCGGAGGCACCCTGGTCGCCGCGGTCCAGGGCGCCGTCATGATCAGCCTGGCCGGGCTGGTCGGTCTGCCCTACGACCCACTCCTCCTGGGCCTGCTCCTCGCCGGCGTACTCCTCGTCTCCTTCACCGTCACCGCGCTCGCCCTGGCCCTGGCCGTGAGCCTCCGCAGGGCCGAGACGTTCCACACCCTGCTCGGTGTGGTGATGATGCCCGTCCTGTTCCTCTCCGGCGGCTTCTTCCCGCTCCAGGCGCTTCCCGGCTGGGCCCGGATCCTGGCCGATGTCAATCCGCTGGCGTACGGGGTGGACCTGCTCCGTCGCGGGATCGCCCTGCGGGCACCGGACCAGGCCGCCGTCGGCGGGATCGAGTGGGCGGGCCGGCAGCCACCCCTCCTCCTCGAAGCCGCGCTGCTCCTGATCACCGGCGCGCTCGCCGTGCTGTGGGCCGGCCACCGCTTCAAACGCCTGGAGTAA
- a CDS encoding ABC transporter ATP-binding protein, translating into MPTRRADNLARTATAPTGPPAAHPPPGPGYAISTRGLVKSYPGPDGTVIHAVHGLDLDVRRGETFAFLGPNGAGKSTTIALLCALARPTAGRATVAGADVLTQPHQVRRQVGILFQHSALDPDLTVAQNLHIHARLYGMSGRYARQRAMSVLETAGLTDRRRSPVRTLSGGMRRRLEIARQLLHSPGVLFLDEPTTGLDPHARAQIWEHLHDQRARHGSTLFVTTHYLDEAENCGRIGIIDHGRLVAQGSPHALKAAIGDDRVVLRTSDDTAARRIVGRAVPPDCPVTATVDGISLRLPDGSSWIPRLCAALEGHGIAVHAASATPPTLDDVFFHHTGRSIHTPHTDRRPTAPTPPGTTAESGDGP; encoded by the coding sequence GTGCCGACCAGACGTGCCGACAACCTCGCCCGCACAGCCACCGCCCCCACCGGTCCGCCCGCCGCGCACCCTCCGCCCGGCCCCGGGTACGCCATCAGCACGCGCGGGCTGGTCAAGAGCTATCCCGGCCCGGACGGCACCGTCATCCACGCCGTCCACGGGCTGGACCTCGACGTGCGACGGGGCGAGACCTTCGCCTTCCTCGGCCCCAACGGCGCCGGGAAGTCCACCACCATCGCCCTGCTGTGCGCCCTGGCCCGCCCCACCGCCGGCCGCGCCACGGTGGCGGGAGCCGATGTGCTCACCCAGCCCCATCAGGTACGGCGACAGGTCGGCATCCTGTTCCAGCACAGCGCTCTCGACCCCGATCTGACGGTCGCGCAGAATCTCCACATCCACGCCCGTCTCTACGGGATGAGCGGCCGGTACGCCCGTCAACGGGCCATGTCCGTCCTGGAGACGGCCGGGCTGACCGACCGGCGGCGCTCCCCCGTACGCACCCTGTCGGGCGGCATGCGCCGCCGCCTGGAGATCGCCCGCCAGCTCCTGCACTCCCCCGGCGTCCTGTTCCTCGACGAGCCCACCACCGGCCTGGACCCGCACGCCCGCGCCCAGATCTGGGAACACCTGCACGACCAGCGCGCCCGGCACGGCAGCACCCTCTTCGTCACCACCCACTACCTGGACGAGGCGGAGAACTGCGGCCGCATCGGCATCATCGACCACGGCCGTCTGGTCGCGCAGGGCTCCCCCCACGCGCTGAAGGCCGCGATCGGGGACGACCGGGTCGTGCTGCGCACCAGTGACGACACGGCGGCCCGGCGGATCGTCGGCCGCGCTGTGCCGCCGGACTGCCCCGTCACCGCCACCGTCGACGGCATCAGCCTGCGGCTGCCCGACGGCAGCTCCTGGATTCCCCGCCTGTGCGCGGCCCTGGAAGGCCACGGCATCGCCGTGCACGCCGCCTCCGCGACCCCGCCCACCCTCGACGACGTCTTCTTCCACCACACCGGACGCAGCATCCACACCCCGCACACCGACCGGAGACCCACCGCTCCCACCCCACCCGGCACCACGGCCGAATCGGGCGACGGCCCATGA
- a CDS encoding VenA family class IV lanthipeptide, producing the protein MENQDLELLAQLHALPETDPVGFDGAPFAATCQCTGLLTLLNTICIGISC; encoded by the coding sequence ATGGAGAACCAGGATCTCGAACTGCTCGCCCAGCTCCACGCCCTGCCGGAGACCGACCCGGTCGGCTTCGACGGAGCGCCGTTCGCCGCCACGTGCCAGTGCACCGGGCTGCTGACCCTGCTCAACACCATCTGTATCGGCATCAGCTGCTAG
- the lanL gene encoding class IV lanthionine synthetase LanL, with translation MTNEATEVETEAGLEGILRLALRATGTDGLWTADADDTWCRVAPRSGTRREQGWKLHLSATTASAPAVLTKALEVLLRDGSAFKFARSLDQVSALNSRATPRGSSGKFLTVYPRSDADAARLAQELHRATAGLAGPRILSDQPYAAHSLVHYRYGAFVGRQRLSDDGLLVWYMADPDGNPVEDERTGRYSPPAWAVSPFPAAVPLPPRPADTAGGPVVIGGRFAVREAIRHTNKGGVYRGTDLRTGDPVVIKETRPHVEGDATGRDVRDWLRAEARTLGRLQGTGLAPEALALFEHGRHLFLAQSEVPGITLRTWVAEHFRDVGAECYRADALAQVGRLVDLVAAAHSHGCVLRDFTPGNVMVRPDGELRLIDLELAVTDDGAAPPTRVGTPGFSAPERMADAPVSVTADYYSLGATACFVLAGKVPNLLPEETATGTAAGATATEQRLAAWLAAGAGLLRLPDGVADMILGLMRDDPAERWTPDRARETLRTADRARPGSRPQVARTPGTREEVAGLTDAIAGVVDHLIESMTPEDDRRLWPVSTTAGETGPCTVQQGSAGVLAVLTRYYRLTEDPRLPEVISRAGHWTTHRSAIRATRPGLHFGGRGTAWALYDAGHAIGDRTLVDHALALALAPQESTLHHDITHGTAGSGTAALHLWHRTGDPRFAGLATDAADRLTAAVQREVSGAGWPVPADALSGEPGKRYLGFAHGTSGIGCFLLSAALVSHRAEHMALAVEIGEQLVADAVLVGGAAQWPAHATDTPTAPYWCHGAAGIGTFLARLWQITGDRRFGDLARLSTRSVMERASRAPLSQCHGLAGNGDFLLDMADITDDPLYRAQADELARLVLAEATHRNGHTLFPNEYGDLSTSWSDGSAGILAFLLRLRHTDSRHWMIRLPG, from the coding sequence ATGACGAACGAGGCGACCGAGGTCGAGACCGAAGCCGGGCTGGAGGGCATTCTCCGCCTGGCCCTGCGCGCCACGGGCACGGACGGGCTCTGGACGGCCGACGCGGACGACACGTGGTGCCGGGTCGCACCGCGCTCGGGGACCCGCCGCGAACAGGGCTGGAAACTGCATCTGTCGGCGACGACCGCCTCCGCCCCGGCGGTCCTCACGAAGGCGCTGGAGGTCCTGCTGCGGGACGGGTCGGCGTTCAAGTTCGCCCGCTCCCTCGACCAGGTGAGCGCGCTCAACTCCCGTGCCACGCCCCGGGGAAGCTCGGGCAAGTTCCTCACCGTATACCCGCGTTCCGACGCCGACGCCGCCCGGCTCGCCCAAGAGCTGCACCGCGCCACGGCCGGGCTGGCCGGCCCGCGGATCCTGTCCGACCAGCCCTACGCCGCGCACAGCCTGGTCCACTACCGCTACGGCGCCTTCGTCGGCAGACAGCGGCTGTCGGACGACGGCCTGCTGGTCTGGTACATGGCGGACCCCGACGGCAATCCCGTGGAGGACGAGCGCACCGGCCGCTACTCCCCGCCCGCGTGGGCGGTCAGCCCGTTCCCCGCCGCGGTGCCCCTCCCGCCGCGCCCGGCGGACACGGCGGGCGGCCCGGTGGTGATCGGCGGCCGTTTCGCGGTACGGGAGGCGATCCGGCACACCAACAAGGGCGGCGTCTACCGGGGGACCGACCTGCGCACGGGCGACCCCGTGGTGATCAAGGAGACCCGGCCGCACGTGGAGGGCGACGCCACCGGCCGCGATGTGCGCGACTGGCTGCGTGCCGAGGCCCGGACACTGGGGCGGCTCCAGGGCACGGGACTGGCTCCCGAGGCGCTCGCGCTCTTCGAGCACGGCCGCCATCTGTTCCTGGCCCAGAGCGAGGTCCCGGGCATCACCCTGCGCACCTGGGTCGCCGAGCACTTCCGCGACGTCGGGGCCGAGTGCTACCGCGCCGACGCCCTGGCCCAGGTCGGGCGTCTGGTGGACCTGGTCGCGGCGGCCCACTCCCACGGCTGTGTCCTGCGGGACTTCACCCCCGGCAATGTCATGGTCCGCCCGGACGGTGAACTACGCCTCATCGACCTGGAACTCGCCGTCACCGACGACGGCGCCGCCCCGCCGACCCGGGTGGGAACGCCGGGCTTCAGCGCCCCCGAACGGATGGCCGACGCACCCGTCTCGGTGACGGCCGACTACTACAGCCTCGGCGCGACGGCGTGCTTCGTCCTGGCCGGGAAGGTACCGAACCTGCTGCCCGAGGAGACCGCCACCGGCACCGCCGCCGGCGCCACCGCCACCGAGCAACGGCTCGCGGCCTGGCTCGCCGCCGGTGCCGGGCTTCTCCGTCTGCCCGACGGCGTGGCGGACATGATCCTCGGACTGATGAGGGACGATCCCGCCGAGCGCTGGACCCCGGACCGGGCGCGGGAGACCCTCCGTACGGCCGACCGGGCACGGCCCGGCTCCCGCCCCCAGGTCGCGCGGACCCCCGGGACCCGCGAGGAGGTGGCCGGACTCACCGACGCGATCGCCGGGGTTGTGGACCACCTCATCGAGTCGATGACCCCGGAGGACGACCGGCGGCTGTGGCCGGTGTCGACCACCGCCGGGGAGACCGGCCCGTGCACCGTGCAGCAGGGATCGGCCGGTGTCCTGGCCGTACTGACGCGGTACTACCGGCTCACCGAGGATCCCCGGCTGCCCGAGGTCATCTCCCGCGCGGGCCACTGGACCACGCACCGCTCCGCCATCCGTGCCACCCGCCCCGGGCTGCACTTCGGCGGCCGGGGCACCGCATGGGCGCTGTACGACGCCGGGCACGCCATCGGCGACCGGACACTCGTCGACCACGCGCTGGCCCTGGCCCTGGCTCCGCAGGAGTCCACGCTCCACCACGACATCACCCACGGCACTGCGGGCAGCGGCACGGCCGCCCTCCACCTGTGGCACCGTACGGGCGACCCGCGCTTCGCCGGGCTGGCCACCGACGCGGCCGACCGGCTGACCGCCGCCGTACAGCGCGAGGTGTCCGGAGCGGGCTGGCCCGTGCCCGCGGACGCCCTGTCCGGAGAGCCCGGCAAGCGCTACCTCGGCTTCGCCCACGGGACGTCCGGCATCGGCTGCTTCCTGCTCTCCGCCGCGCTCGTCTCGCACCGCGCCGAGCACATGGCGCTGGCCGTGGAGATCGGCGAGCAACTGGTCGCGGACGCGGTCCTCGTGGGCGGGGCGGCCCAGTGGCCCGCCCACGCCACGGACACGCCCACGGCCCCGTACTGGTGCCACGGCGCGGCGGGCATCGGCACCTTCCTGGCCCGGCTGTGGCAGATCACCGGTGACCGCAGGTTCGGTGACCTCGCCCGGCTCAGCACCCGGTCCGTCATGGAACGGGCCTCCCGCGCCCCGCTCTCCCAGTGTCACGGGCTGGCGGGCAACGGTGACTTCCTGCTCGACATGGCCGACATCACGGACGATCCGCTGTACCGGGCGCAGGCCGACGAGCTGGCCCGTCTCGTCCTCGCCGAAGCGACGCACCGCAACGGCCACACGCTCTTCCCCAACGAGTACGGGGACCTCTCGACCAGCTGGAGCGACGGATCCGCCGGAATCCTGGCGTTCCTCCTGCGGCTGCGCCACACCGACTCCCGGCACTGGATGATCCGGCTGCCGGGCTGA
- a CDS encoding Rv2578c family radical SAM protein gives MRWDNLVENASTNGPPGDIALFRTDAVTTRTFDTPEFRGITFHEVRARSIVNRVPGASRMPFEWTVNPYRGCTHACVYCFARSTHGYLDLDTGLGFDSQIVVKINAPELVRRHLASPRWHGAHIAMGTNVDCYQRAEGRYRLMPGIIEALRERANPFSILTKGTLILRDLPALREAAAVTDVGISVSVGFTDQELWRTVEPGTPSPERRLDVVRALTAAGIGCAVLMAPVIPFLSDDPAQLRSTVRSIAAAGATSVTPLALHLRPGAREWFMAWLGRHHPGLVNRYERLYADGSYAPTSYQRRITRQVHELATEYGIGPGRRGEARHIAPPPVVPPAPEPPPEATQLTLL, from the coding sequence ATGCGCTGGGACAATCTGGTCGAGAACGCCTCGACGAACGGTCCGCCCGGGGACATCGCGCTCTTCCGTACGGACGCGGTCACCACCCGCACCTTTGACACGCCCGAATTCCGCGGCATCACGTTCCACGAGGTGCGCGCCCGTTCGATCGTGAACCGGGTCCCGGGCGCCTCACGGATGCCGTTCGAATGGACGGTGAACCCGTACCGGGGCTGCACACACGCGTGTGTCTACTGTTTCGCCCGCAGCACCCACGGCTATCTGGATCTCGACACCGGTCTCGGCTTCGACTCGCAGATCGTGGTGAAGATCAACGCCCCGGAGCTGGTACGGCGGCACCTGGCCTCGCCCCGGTGGCACGGCGCGCACATCGCCATGGGCACGAACGTCGACTGCTACCAGCGGGCGGAGGGGCGCTACCGGCTGATGCCGGGGATCATCGAGGCCCTGCGCGAGCGGGCCAACCCGTTCTCCATCCTCACCAAGGGCACGCTGATCCTGCGCGATCTGCCGGCCCTGCGCGAGGCCGCCGCCGTCACGGACGTGGGCATCTCGGTCTCGGTCGGCTTCACCGACCAGGAGCTGTGGCGCACGGTCGAACCGGGCACGCCCTCCCCGGAGCGCCGTCTCGATGTCGTACGCGCCCTGACCGCCGCCGGGATCGGATGCGCGGTGCTGATGGCTCCGGTCATCCCCTTCCTGAGCGACGACCCGGCGCAACTGCGCTCGACGGTACGGTCGATAGCCGCCGCCGGCGCCACCTCCGTGACCCCGCTGGCACTGCATCTGCGGCCCGGGGCGCGCGAGTGGTTCATGGCGTGGCTGGGGCGCCACCACCCCGGGCTGGTTAACCGTTACGAGCGGCTGTACGCGGACGGGTCGTACGCGCCGACGTCCTACCAGCGCCGCATCACGCGCCAGGTGCACGAACTGGCCACCGAGTACGGCATCGGCCCGGGCCGCCGGGGCGAGGCGCGCCACATCGCACCACCTCCGGTGGTGCCCCCGGCCCCGGAGCCGCCACCGGAGGCCACCCAGCTCACGCTGCTGTGA
- a CDS encoding SRPBCC family protein, whose protein sequence is MAQVEATTERVIAADAETVFDALADYENTRAKLLPGQFSEYEVREGGDGEGTLVHWRLQATSKRVRDCLLEVSEPTEGQLVEKDRNSSMVTTWTVTPAGEGRSKAVVTTVWDGASGVGGFFERTFAPKGLGRIYDEVLAKLAAQAEAGAGAGSGAGSQA, encoded by the coding sequence ATGGCGCAGGTCGAGGCCACGACGGAGCGAGTCATCGCGGCGGACGCGGAGACGGTGTTCGACGCTCTGGCGGACTACGAGAACACCCGCGCGAAGCTTCTGCCGGGGCAGTTCAGCGAGTACGAGGTGCGCGAGGGCGGCGACGGTGAGGGCACCCTCGTCCACTGGAGGCTCCAGGCCACCAGCAAGCGCGTCCGTGACTGCCTGCTGGAGGTGTCCGAGCCGACCGAGGGGCAGCTGGTCGAGAAGGACCGCAATTCCTCAATGGTGACCACCTGGACCGTCACCCCGGCCGGTGAGGGGCGTTCGAAGGCCGTCGTCACGACGGTCTGGGACGGCGCGAGCGGCGTCGGCGGCTTCTTCGAACGGACCTTCGCGCCCAAGGGGCTCGGCCGGATCTACGACGAGGTGCTGGCGAAGCTCGCCGCTCAGGCCGAGGCGGGCGCCGGGGCCGGCTCCGGCGCGGGATCTCAGGCGTAA